A window of Hippoglossus stenolepis isolate QCI-W04-F060 chromosome 18, HSTE1.2, whole genome shotgun sequence contains these coding sequences:
- the LOC118098200 gene encoding transmembrane protein 250: protein MPVIPIPRRVRSFHGPHTTCMHSACGSTHASKLVRTKYNNFDLYLRSRCMYSFLRFLLYFGCSLLTSLLWVALSALFFLQYVSVRVLLRLQYKLSIILLLLGHRRLDFGVVNDLIIYSMQITMFLVGGLGWCFMVFVDM from the coding sequence ATGCCTGTGATCCCCATCCCACGGCGGGTGCGCAGCTTCCATGGCCCCCACACCACCTGCATGCACTCAGCCTGCGGGTCGACACACGCCTCCAAGCTAGTGCGCACCAAGTACAACAACTTCGACCTGTACTTGCGCTCCCGCTGCATGTACAGCTTCCTCCGCTTTCTCCTGTACTTCGGCTGCAGCCTCCTGACCTCCCTGCTCTGGGTGGCGCTCTCCGCCCTCTTCTTCCTGCAGTACGTGAGCGTGCGCGTGCTCCTGCGGCTGCAGTACAAGCTGTCCATCATCCTGCTCTTGTTGGGTCACCGGCGTCTAGACTTTGGTGTGGTGAATGACCTGATCATCTACAGCATGCAGATCACCATGTTTCTGGTGGGCGGGCTCGGCTGGTGCTTCATGGTGTTTGTGGACATGTAG